attttcgccctattagtttggcaggggggatttacaagattatttcaaaggttCTTGCAAACAGATTTAAATCCgttttgggcaagattatctccaacactcagaatgcgtttattggtggtcgacaaatattagactctgtgcttattgcaaatgaattaggcttgacaatttttgacacgacccgcgaacccggcactaacacgacacgaaaaaaccaGGTTTGGGTTTGTTATTATCTAGTTCGGGTCATAATTGGgtcaacacgattataacccggttaatttttttttggcccgCTTTAGCCTTTAGGCCCAACCGTGACCGTCAGATGTCCCTCTCCCAAACCCTAATCACACCTGATCTTGCCTTGGCCTTTGACATCCGAAACCACAACAATAATACCCCAACCCAGCAACAAGCGCCGCCGCCTCCTTCCAATCCTTTGCCAGCTTCCGCCACCACTCCTCCGCACCCCAGCTCCGCCGAGTTCACTGCCGATTCAGCGGACTTGGGTTCTGGGGCCGCCGGGGAGGAGCCCGCGCGAGCCCTCAAGCGGCAGCTCCACAAGCGGTTTGTGGACGCCGTCGTGCACTTGGGGATCAAGAATTCGGTCCCCAAGACAATATTGCAGCTGATGAGTGTGGATGGGGCCGCAGCTGATGAGTGTGGATGGGGCCGATGGGCTTACCAGGGAGAACGTGGCCAGCCATTTGCAGAAGTACCGCCCCTATCTCAAGCGAATGGAGGGGCTCTCTGGCGGCGGCGAGGGTGCTGGTGGCGGTGGTGGCGCCGGTGGATTGTCTGCAACCACGGATCCCGCCACTGACCATTTGTTCGAGAGCTCACCGGTGCCGCCGCATTTCCTGCATCTGGGGTGACCTAATTCGAACCATTTCTTCACACGCAGCAAGCAGTAAACAGGTTCGTCCATTCGTGGCCTGTGGGAGTCGGGGTGGCAACTAAACGGGTTCGTCGGGTAACCCGAGTAATAGGTgcgtcgtgttcgggttacatGTTTAGACCCGATTAATattcgggtcgggttcgtgttatACCTGTTTATgcaatcgggttgacccgaacccgactcgtttacccgaattgccaagtctaaaatgaatgtgtggatagtcatattcgatCGGGGGACCCAGGACTCCTGTGTAAGCTAGATTTGGggaaggcatatgatcatgtgaactggGATTTCCTGCTTCATTTGTTGCAGAGATGTagtttgggggaaaaatggagggattggatacgtttttgtatttctacggtaagattttctattcttgtaaaaTGGAACCCCGTCAgatttttttagtagctctcgtaGTTtacgacaaggagatcctctttctcctttgttgtttgtggtggttatggaggctttgagtcggatgctgactgccgcattggatcagggtaatttgacagggtttTCAGTGGGTTCCAGAGATTTCGAGGCCTTAGTTGTGAATCATCTTCTGTTTGATGATGACACATTGATCTTTTGCggtgctcaagaagaacaaattcgacatctgagatgtatcttcttatgctttgaggcaatttctggtttgagaattaatttaggaaaatcagaaattgttccaattggtgaagtagaggatgtcgaaaggttggctaatcttcttggatgtcgggttgcatctttgcctatgacttacttgggtttgccttTGGGGGATTCTTACAAGTCCACTTCAATTTGGAAtagtgttattgaaaaatggaaaggaggttggaaggttggaagcggatgtatttgtcgaagggtgcccagttgactcttattaatagtacgctctcTAATATTCCTACATATTACTTATCTTTTTTCCTATTctagtgagggtggctaatcgtcttgataaaattcaaaaagattttctttggggtggcattggtgacgaggccaaatttcatctagtgaattggaacaagatttgtactcctttgcatgcaggtgggttgggagctCACAACttcatccagttcaatcgagcactcttgggtaagtggttgtggagatatggtagggagagagaggctttatggcgatcggtgattgatgccaaatttgagagtttaaagggtgggtggtgctcaaAAGAGGTTtcgggttcttttggagtgggtgtatggaaacatataaggaggggACGGGAGAAATttcgcaattttgttcgttttgaagtggggaatggttcaaatattagtttttggcatgattggtggtgtggggatagttccttgaagcaatgcgttccagctctttttagtataaTAAGGAACAAAGATGCAATGGTGGCGAATAATTTGGTtgttcataatggtgtaattcagtggaatgttctctttacgcgacaaatccaggattgggagatggatatggtcctttctttcttcgatcgactaTACTCCATTTCggctcgacatggagagggtgacaagttagtgtggaatccctctaaaaaatgtttatttgaggtgagatccttctatgaagagcttattaggaaagatggcccatcttttccatcttttccctggaagaatatttggcgtgttaaggctccaacaagggtggctttcttcgtatggtcagcTACTTTGGgtaaaatattgacgcatgataacttgtgTAAGAAGACtgttatagtgattgagtggtgttgtttatgtaagaagagtggggagtctattgatcacttgttgcttcactgtgaAGTCGCCCGagatctttggagctacattcttattttatttggggtagaatgggttatgccacgaacggtgttggagttgttgaaaagttggggggcggcgattgggtgtggtcatgctaaagaggcttggcggttagctcctctgtgcttgttgtggtgtatttggagggagcgaaATACATGGCTGTTTGAAGAtatagagacatctatggtggagctacggaagcggttgctcaatacgttatatatttggatagcgccctatcatagtttgagtgtttttacttatgtagactttttaaatttattctttgtTCGTTcattttaggggttctcttgtatacttcccgtgtataagggttgcgcccctctgcgcgtttttttataaattgcaattacttatcaaaaaaaaaaaactaaatggtACAACACCAAGTGGAAAAGAAGACTTAGAACCAGGAGAAAACAACAAAGTCAGAAGCATAAAACTCTAGCCGGGGCAAGGCAAGAGGGCCTATGATGTGATGTTttagtctctgggttttgtgggctggttttgtcGGGGTCTTTGGGTTTCCTcttgtttttgagtttttcgggtgtttttcctccctcccctctctctcctgttttggtttcctctttgtatactccatgtatgCTTAAGGACaccttttacgctttttataaagtTCTCtacttatttatcaaaaaaatatatatatcagagaaacttcacttaactccCCTgaacttttattacttttgcaatctcccgctcaaagttcaaaaactctcaatttaatgtatcgaaATTACAATTTGTTGTAATCTCTTCCGTTAAGATTAGGGGTTAATTCAGACCGTCAAAGCCCCACTAGAAGCTGAATAACACCATTCCACGTGTTGACATTCCCACAAGCTACACATAACACAAATTGAAATGAACTCCAATTTAGATTCTtgcaaacaaataatatttgtctTCCACTGTTTGAGCAAGTTTTTGACTCTTAAGGCGTTTGTCACCTTCATTCAACCCTTTCACATTCAATAATAACACTTAGACTCCATAAAGAACCAAGCATTGCCCTCCCCTTAACTATGCCTTGGCTAGAATTACACCTTTCGAATCATAGTTGATGGAacaagataatttttttaattctctattttctttgttGCCCAGTTTGGAACTAGAGGTCGACTCCTTCTGAGAGTGGCTCGCTTCGATGGCTGTGAGTAAGGCCATAAATTCCTCTTTGAAGCCCTCACCCGATAGCCCCACAAGATGCTGGATTTCCATCACTTTTTGCAATATCCAAGATGAAGACTTTGCCCCTGCACTTTTCTCATTCGCAAATGGGAAGCAAGAACCAAGCGGGATGGCATCCTCCCCAGAGAGCACTTCCAAATCCAAACCGGCAGTATTACATTAACAAGAGGACCGCTCTTATCGCCGGCAAAACCATCGAAGAAGCACTAAGCCAAGCGGAGCAACCCGCCGCTTGACCCACTCCCAAACCTGAGCCTGTACCCGAAGGAGAGGTCTCCTTGGTCCAAATCTTTCTCACCCACTTAAACATGGGCTTAAGTTGGAACAAACGTTTCACTTGACTTGGGTACAAGCCAGTCTTACTTTTGATCGCCTGATGGGCTTTTATGTGCATATTCAGGCTTTGGGCAACAACATGTGATTTTAAAGCAATATGGGCCTGCGCTGAGTGATTGGGCTTCTCCGTTACAGTTTCAGCATGAACCACTTTACTTTCTAAAACCCGGTCCACTTCCCCTAACAGATCCTCCAGTTGTCTTCTCAAAATTACGAAGGGCCCCATTGACGCATGCCATACCATTCCCTCTTATTCCCACGTGTCGTACAACAACGCGAACGCGGGGACCGGTTGCTACTGCATTCCCTCCTTGAACGTTGTCATTATGGACCTAAGGTACAGGTCATAAGACTGCAACGGTCCTTGCGTTGCCATCCTTGTGGGACGAAGAGCCCATCGTACACACCACAGACTGCCTCACACCCGTCTCTATCGACACTCGTTACGCCGTCACCCCCAGCGCCGATGGGCCGTCCTGCTTCAGCCCCGCGATACCTAACACCTCCGCATAGGTCCTACTATCAACACCTTTCTCCCGCATCTTTCCCATTGACACCAAAGGAACGCCACCCACGGCGTTCGACAACGAACCACTAATGGGCTAGCATGGATACGGATCTCTGCTCCCCTCACCGAAAGACACATCGAGAAAAGCCACCACCTTTCTAAGCTCAATGGCACAACTTCTCTAGCACCTTCACACCCCTCTGAGATTACAATGAACCCTCGCCATCCGCCAACCCCATACTCCACCACCACCAAATACCGGCCAAACCTATTAGAGCAACGCTGTGCTAAGGCCTTGCTCCCACCCCTCGGCAATTTAAAAAACTCTGTCAATTCCTCTCCCTAGACCAGCATCTCCACCGTGATCAACTGCCATGCAACACTCCCCTTACCCAAGTACACTATTTGAGATACCCCTCAACTCTTTTCAACCAAACGCAACACAAATACCCCTTCTGCAGCTCAAAAGCTTGGTCTCTACCAAAAACCAACTCAAAAAACCCATCATAGACAACCAACAACCGTGGACTACAACCACGCCAGCAACCATGAAGAGACACAGCAAAAGAAAGATGTCAGCACAAGCCTACACGCACCGACAAGAGAGGGAGGATAGAAGAAATGATGGTTGATTTCtcttaattacataaaaattctattttttaacTTAATAATCATTAATGTCTGAATTAATGATTattaagttaatatatatataatgaaaaccACACAAAGCTTGCAATATAAAACaatcaaaacttaaaaactataaatcaaaaagaaaagaggcaaGTTAGCGATTTAACACAACACATTGAAAATACTAATGAAAATTCATGACTACAAAATTAGGAAGCAAATAGAAATATTTTACCTCTATAATAGCATTCCGAATGTCAGTAAGACCACCAACATCATCCCACCCGGAGCGACCGACTTCAGGAGCAGATTTAGTGATGTCACGCATGGCAACTGGAAGGAATTCATGCATTGCCAGGGAAAAATCTTCCTTGAGTAATGTGGGTTTTTCATCCTTGTCAAATGCAGAATGAGAAGGCAAAAAACGAGCAATGGCAGCATGAACAGATCTATCAACCAGTATTTCCTGAAAGAATGTGATTGTTTAACATTTATGGTTTCAAAAGCAGCATCTAAAGTGCTTCGCATGTTTCATTGGGAAATTACCCataattccccccccccccccccccccccccaccaaaaaaaaagtaagcaCTTGAGCCAAAGTTCGGGGGTTAAAGCTGGCCctattttgaaaacagaaaattcATGATCCTAGGATAAAGGTATGATAAGGCTCTTCTTCCTTGGTTTGCTAGCAAGACATCATTTTCACTTCAAAATTGACCTTAGTCACCATTTCTAGCTGTACTTTCTGCAAATAGTTCCATGTTTTCAGGTTAAGAAAAAGAGCAGTAAACATGCTCCGAAGCTCTCACCTATATAACCATGTTTTAAAGAGAGCACATAATAGAAAGTGCCAAAGAGCAACAGATAAGGTTGAAAACTGCAGTACTATGATGACCATTAAGGCTTGCAATAGAAGATGCTTCTTGCAAATATAAAATGATACTAAATATGAATCAAGCTCGATACCAGATCATATGCATCATAGCCATCACATTTGGAAGCTATATCTAGCAAGATTTCATCAGAACATTGTAAGGAACGCCTCTGAATTTCATGCTTCAATATAGCCCCACGTTCTAAGGCAGCAGGAGCAGGCAGTTGAACATGGAAGTCAAACCTTCCTGATAATGACCAAATTCACAAACGCAACAATTCAGTATATGATTTTGAAGGAGTAAGATGAACCTTGCACCACCAACTGCAAAACGAACCTTGCACCACCAACTGCAAATATAGGACATTACCCATGTTATACATGTAAGAAGATACAAACCTGAAGAGCTCAATGATTGTGGTATAGTCTCTAGTGACTTGACAGAAGCTACGAAGGCAATAGGACCAATTCCACATAAGCTCTTCCTCTTTTCCTGTTCGGTGTAAATAAATCCTATTAGTTGACAAATGGCTAAAGACAACAAAATTTAGCCACAGCCACTGTTTTTAAAACAACTTTCAGAACAAAAATTTAGTACATTGCATTGGTATCATCAAGAGCCAGTACAAcaaataacaagaaaaaaagtTCCATGTACGTACTTGaacaataaataattaattaagagctgcaaagacaatatatatataaaaaaaaaattaaaaaaataataataataataatcttcactcaattctaaaaagaaaagattgcctTTTAAGAGAAGCAAGATAAAGATCAAGGAGCACTACaacatggaagatggtgcctatctgcattttttggtatatttggagagaaagaaaccttaggtgttttgagaacctagagagctccctagaggaggtgttagagttgtttctccatacgTTGTAtctctggtcgatggcttttttgtaccctttatcaatcagctttgctgattttcttgtttctttttccttttctagttaggtgtttcctgttgtatacttctagtgtatgtaggggcgccttacgctttcaataaaactaaatttacttatcaaaaaaaaaagagaagcaagATAATTAGAATAGAAAATCTACATATTGAGATCATGCATTTACATTCATTCCTCCTTTAAGGTTTGCCCTATTTTCAAACTACTACAAGCCCAAAGTGGCTGAAGGGTCATAAATTCATATGATTAGGATTACTTACCAAAACATTGAATTATATAGCATTTTCTATTAGCTCTGTTGCAATCTAGTGTGACAGGGAAAAGATATTACTATGATTATCATCTTGGTAACCCATAAAAACTTCAATAAGTTATTATCTACAAGCATTTATTCTTCCTGGTCAAGTGTGTAAAAGTAACTACTTACCACTTATGTCTACATCATTAAGTAGACTGATTGCAAGGGAAACTCGAGGTAAACCATAAAATACAACAGCAAAGGTGAGGGTGAAAGAGGTGTGACTCCGATATACTTTAGGGCTTATCATTGGCAAGCTGGCAATGTGCAATCATAACTTGTTACTAGTGCATTAGTCTACTTCAAAGTAAATTCATACTAGAATTTATGGAGACTCCAACTCATGGCCAGACTTGGCACCTCCCACCAACCCTGTCAGCCTCTCTCCTTCTTTACCTCTCCCCCACGTCTCCTATCTTTCTcaccttctttctctctctcggaTCCTTTATCTCTTCCAAAATATTGatcatcaaattgatttttgcaAGTAAGGAAACTGGGGATCATAATCAAATCTTGATCTTAGGATTACAAGACTGTTATTCTGAGCTTCTAGTTCTCTGCATCTCTAATCTTTTAATTAACCGATAATTAAAAgaaatgtaattttttcaaatattacatAAAGACATACCTCAGTTTTATGGATAGGGTTCAGTAATCTTGGGTGCATCACAAAGAAAAATCTCTAGTGTTAGTGTTAGTGTGTCTGTCAACTAGATATACATTGTTGGCCCATTTCATAAAGCTTGTCCTTTCTTATAGTTACTAAAATGATATTGGACCAAGTTGTTTGTGATGTCTTTGTTCAAGTCATGGTTACCCCAATTTCAGGTAATTTATTCTCTTCGGCATGTGAAAGGACCGCAATTGGTTGAATTTTATCTGGCAAGCCTACACATAGGAGAGTTAGTTTTAATATGTATGTCAATTCCATATACATTATTGGCCCACTCCCTAATAACTTTAGCTTTTGGGATTGATGGTTTCTAGCATCTAGTGAATACAAGAGCTCATTTAAAGGAGTCCTTTTCAGGGAGCTTCCGCTTCAAATTGACCATTTTATTTCCTTCTCTTCCCATAGTTTAGCTTAATGAACATTTTATCCTTGTAATTCCTTTTCTGCATTCAAATGGCTAAATCACAAATAAACTCCTtgttttagggataattgcagaCTATCTCCTTGTCTTGTGGAAAATACCACTAAACTCCCTTGTAGTGCAGAGTAAAATGATATCTTCTTACTTTCTAATTGACATATCCTCCCACACGATGCATACATGTCACTTTAGGAAAAAGATGGCCCTCAGTGGGGCTTAAAAATTCAAGAGTCAGCACAGCAATTATGTTCTTGGATTCTGAACCAGAACAGCTCTGTTCTTACCCTTTTTGAGGGCTAATATTTGTGTTTCTTATGCACATACTTGTCACGTGGGAGAATCCATCAATTGGGACAATAAATATGATGATTTCACATAATCAGCATCAGCGCTACCATTCCAGGAAATGTGGAATTAATAAACCAAACATAATCATTACCCCATATTCATCCATAATGTCCGTCAGAAATTCTGTAAGTGCAACAACAGATGTTGAAGGTTGAGATCCTTCCAAGTCGGAAGAGGATGAAATAATGCCGTCGAGATCATCAAAGATGACAATTGAAGGTGCGTGATCCAAAGCATCAGATATATAGCTGGAAAGTTCTTTTTGAATGATCACGGCCTTTTCTGAAGCAAGTCGAGTGCAAGAGACAAAAATGCTGCATACACAAACCTATGTTAGAGTAGTTTATACAGATTTCATTCCAGGAGCCCCCGTCTTGATTTAGTTTTTTTGGGAGGTACAAAGAAGTTCAATCCATGGAGTCAGCTCTCAAAACCAGCATTTCAAATATGTCAATTACCAACTAAGAGAGGAAAAAACCTTAACGCATTAAACATAAGTCCATACATGTGTGCTAAGAAGCCTTCATGATCTTCAAGGAATTTAGCAACAGCTCTTGCTAAAAATGTCTTTCCAGAACCCTAGTAGTCAAAGGTGtgccaatttaaaatattaacttCGATATTGATATCAAAATAGTtagatataataaataaaaccaagAATGTAAATACAGAGAACTATCTTATTATTTTACACTCCAAACTTTATGAGAACTTTGAACACggatatttaaaagaaaaatgcaaaaaacacAGGCATAATACCTGTAGGTGTAGCCATCAATTTAGCTGGTACTAACTATGTTGAGTTAAGTTAAGCTAAGTTGAGACTTATAAATAGATGGTTTCAGAAAACAAGCATGTAGTTCAAAATTTACACTCTTCAAAAATGTAAATAATTGGTGAATCACTAGTATAAGAGAACAAAAACACCTTAATCCAAAATCTATGCACATCATAATCAACCGTTTCTTGTTACATGGGCATACAGAACCTAATTTGGAAAATTGTATACCAACCTAGACAGAGCTTTTCTTTCTAATTAAGTACCAACAGGCCCCAAATTATGCATTACCCAGACTTTAGAACAATTTTCAAAGAGTGTGCTTGAAAGCCttgaaagaatttttaaatCCAGAGGGGCCTAAACAGAATAATGGGGATCAAAATCAACTGAAATTTTTgtgttcaaatttcaatttccaaGCTTTTGTAAATTTGAGTTAATTAGCCGAGTTCAGAAGACAACTAATAAAAATGAGAATTACTTGAGGAAGCATGCAATATAAAGCTATGCAATGGGTTTCATAAACAGAAGAGCACGCAAGTTATTTTGCCAATTCCCATGACATCTAATCTAGCGGCAGTGACAAGATTCTTTGCCCTTCAAATATTATATCaccaaaagaaaatcaaaatttaaaagatgGACTCACCGGAGGTCCATATATTAGAACATGCCCAGGGAGAGGAAGATTGTAAGAACTGAACCACATCCCAGAAGAAGGAGATAACAAGACCATCATCCCTGCATTTGGAACAACTTATAAGGGAAAGACCAAGCTTTTGACTAGGGGAGGAAAAATGGTTTAGCGTCCTCATGGTCAtccatgagagagagaaaaacaattttacacggaaaaaaatgtgaaagttcAATCCAGGACCTAATTAAAATGTCCGTGTAAGGAAGTAATGACAGCATGTCAGTGAAGATGTTGAAGATTCATTCAAGGATTAATTGCAAGTTGCACTGCCAGCATCCATGGAAAGTAAACATACAAAATAAGTCCTGAAATGAGATGCACAGGGTAAGAGTAGAAAACGTAATCATGTTTTCCAAACTTCCAGCAGAGTACAACTTGAGGTTGGGCATAAGAAGTATGTGAGTGGATATTGGGTGTTGGGATTGCTCTGTTTCAAGCACAATTGCATGTAATGCTGCGAATTTATGCATACAAAGTAAACCTCAGCCTTACTGAACCATAATCCACCAGACCACCAAATGGCAAATGGTATGTcacatttacaattttttttttttttttgataagtaaaaagactttattaatgaaagcgtaaggcgcccctaagtacacatgaagtatacacaaaaacaaccaaagctaacccgcaaaaacccaatagaaccaaCGAAACCCGAACCCCCGAAATCGAAGAAGGaccccaaaacaaactacaatagcacccaactaagaacaaaacaacccaccacccacccactaaagcacacaaacctacaacatgtgtgccttgtctttcctactcctagagaTTTACAATATGTTGCAGTATGTCACATAAACATGTGCTAAAAACATGCTCAAAATAGGACCCAGCACAATATATTCATTACGCCTCTGGAGTATATCATGCTTTAAATAGGACCTTAGCCTTTGCAGAGCCAGGAAACTAAAAAATTGAATGGTTGATGAAGCCAGATTAAAGGAAACAGTAAAAGAGTAGAGAACAAGAAGTAACAGTCTTTTAACCACGGGAGTGAAGACAAGCAGGAAGAGACATtcataacaataaaaaataataataataaaaataaataaataaataaagccatCTATGCACACAAATCTTCTGCAGTGATACCATACAGTAAAACGATATGTACTCTTCATAGAAGAGTTGGGCTAAGTACAATAGAGGAACTTCATTCCAAATTAATTTTAGCCATAGTTTTGGAACATCAGGCTTCTTACTTGCTCCCTATTACAAACATCCTACAGAGGCTTATTCCTTAAAACCTTTACTTTCCAGTAACAAACTCAGCTAGCCTGACCTTGAGAGATGTCTCCCATTATCCTGATCAGAAGGCTAAAAGATTGGTCAGACACATTTCTACACTGTCACCATCATATATGCCTTGGTGATACTACCTTTTAAAATACACGATTCCCAGCACCTAAACATTGAACCAAAACTTCAATATGACTAGTCATCTGTAACAACCAGGttaataaaatctaaaaccAAAGTCTATAATCACACATCACCTAAATATTGAACCAAAACTTCAATATGACTAGTCATCTGTAACAACCAGgttaataaaatctaaaatcaaAGTCTATAATCACacatcaaattaatttttggcCCATAAGATCTGCAATAGAAACAACCTTGAGATTCTGACATGTGTTAAGAGATAAGGAGATGTATATCGTTTTTCATAAATCTCCAACCCGACCTTTTGCTGTCTCCATCATCACACACGCTCGTAAACATGTGTGTCAGAGTCTACACAGCCATTACAGAACATCTATTGTATATTTCGCGCAATGGACAACAGAAGCTTCACAAAAGTAAAAATTGATAGAAGGTATTGAGTaaagaatttcaaaaataaaacacttaCTATTAATAACATCAGATGCAGTTGTCCCCATCCAACTCAAGGAAGATAGATCTGAACTAATGTCTTTGTCAGAGGCTCTCTCTTGGACAGCATAGAAGGAGACAGGGTTCCCTAAATTCAGATTTTCAAGCGCACCACCCAGACTATTGTTCTTTTGATCAAAAGCAATCTCATATGCATTAACTTTTCCACCATGAAGAGATTCATCGAAAATAATCAATAAATACGAGATTTCGATCGGCATTTCCATAGTCTTACTTCTTTCTTCCAAAGAACCATCGGATGAAGCCTGTAACTTTCCATTAGTCCCACGCTTACAACCTTTCACCTCAAAGTGAAGCAAAGTTTCATTTCCCAAAAGCAATGGACTAATGTCTGCTCCTCCATTTGAAGCAATAGCATCAACTTGCGCCAGAAACCATGCCCGGAGAAGACACTGTAATCCGTTTCCACTGTCAGACTGACAAGCATCCCTCTCATCCTCCTTACGAGGAGATTCATAACAAAGAGCAGCAACAACTTCGTCATGGATAGACCAATCTACATGATCCACATAGGAGCCCGAGCTAGTTTCCAGAAGCATGTTTTTTACCTTGCGACTTT
Above is a genomic segment from Alnus glutinosa chromosome 12, dhAlnGlut1.1, whole genome shotgun sequence containing:
- the LOC133851359 gene encoding peroxisomal ATPase PEX1 isoform X2; amino-acid sequence: MQSSTKEQHFARALLRIQDPDRRFIHRSYVNGVELGVALTSVAFIHSETAKSFSLDSPQLVVIIPRSSPEESLKNSDNDALRTKSSSTPKVADIGNLTDKKKNRQSVVHLLISESVAKGHVMIAKSLRLYLGVGLHSWVCLRACNVNLKKDIPFLSLSPCHFKKFGKNKVLEKNGLEVLDTHKSRKVKNMLLETSSGSYVDHVDWSIHDEVVAALCYESPRKEDERDACQSDSGNGLQCLLRAWFLAQVDAIASNGGADISPLLLGNETLLHFEVKGCKRGTNGKLQASSDGSLEERSKTMEMPIEISYLLIIFDESLHGGKVNAYEIAFDQKNNSLGGALENLNLGNPVSFYAVQERASDKDISSDLSSLSWMGTTASDVINRMMVLLSPSSGMWFSSYNLPLPGHVLIYGPPGSGKTFLARAVAKFLEDHEGFLAHIIFVSCTRLASEKAVIIQKELSSYISDALDHAPSIVIFDDLDGIISSSSDLEGSQPSTSVVALTEFLTDIMDEYGEKRKSLCGIGPIAFVASVKSLETIPQSLSSSGRFDFHVQLPAPAALERGAILKHEIQRRSLQCSDEILLDIASKCDGYDAYDLEILVDRSVHAAIARFLPSHSAFDKDEKPTLLKEDFSLAMHEFLPVAMRDITKSAPEVGRSGWDDVGGLTDIRNAIIEIIELPSKFPNTFSQAPLRLRSNILLYGPPGCGKTHIVGAAAAACSLRFISVKGPELLNKYIGASEQAVRDIFSKAAAAAPCLLFFDEFDSIAPKRGHDNTGVTDRVVNQFLTELDGVEVLTGVFVFAATSRPDLLDAALLRPGRLDRLLFCDFPSPRERLDILTVLSRKLPLAKDVDLDAIARIAEGFSGADLQALLSDAQLAAVHELLGSADANEPNRKPVITDALLKSTASKARPSVSETEKLRLYSIYGEFLGSKRSVAAQTRDAKGKRATLA